GGCGCCGCGCTGCTCATCGGCATCCTCATCGCCCTGCTGGCCGTCGCCGCCTGCCTCAAGGCCCACCTCACCCGGTGATCTCCCCCGGCCTTCACCCCCCATGGCACGTCTTCACCCCCCATGGAAGGACCGGCCACGCGCCGCCGGCGCCTGCGGCCGTCACGCCATCTGGCCGGCCACCCGCGTGATCAGCGCGCGGGACTCCTCAGGGCCGAGCGCCTTGGCCCGCAGGTGGTCGAACAACCGGACGTAGGCGTCCTTGTCGGCCTGCTTCTCGAGGAACAGGCTTCCCTGCCGATACTCGATGTAGACCATGTCCCGGTCGCCGGCCTCGGGGAAGCCGAGCACGGTGAAGGCGCCGTGCATCCCCGGATGCGAGCCCGCGGCGAACGGCAGCACCTGGACGGTCGTCCCCGGCGTCCGTGACACCTTGACCAGGTGGCACAACTGCTCGCGCATCGTGTCCCGGCCGCCGACCTCACGCCACAGCACGGCTTCGTTCAGCACGGCGCACGTCGAAGGCGCGTCCGCGGCGGCGAGACGCTCCTGCCGCTTCGCGCGCACCGCCACGTGCCGCTCGACGTCCCGCTCCGCGACGGCCGGCGTCTCGGCGGCGAACAGCGCACGGGTGTACGCCTCGGTCTGGAACAGTCCGCCGACGGTCTCCGACCGGTAGACGCTGATCGAGGATGCTTCCTCCTCAAGGCCGACGTAGACGTCGAAACCCGGGTGGAAGGTGTCAGCGTACTCGTGCCACCAGCCGCGTCTGCGGGCCTCGCGCGCGAGCGTCATCAACTCGTCCCGCGCCGCGCCGGTGACTCCGTACAGCTCAAGCAGCAGGGACACGTCCGCGGGCCTCGCGGCTGCCGAGCCGTTCTCGATCTTGGTGACGGTGGCAGGGGCACAGCCGACCCACTCCGCGACCTCCTCACGCGTCCTGCCGGTGCCCTGCCGCAGCCGCCGCAGTTCCGCGGCCAATCTGCGGCGGCGCACCGTCGGGCTCGTTCTGCTTGCCATGATGGGCCTCCTGAAGGGGCGAACCGTCTCAAAGAACCAAGGAGCTCGGAACCGTTCCGACAGCACCGCCTTATATCCAGCGACACCACGGTCATCATCGCAAAGTAATCAGATGACTGCGTAGAGTTTCGACCAATGGACGCTCCGCCGACGGTTCCACCGGCCGCCGGTGGAGACAAGAGAGCGAGGACGTCAATGGCGACGGTTCAGCTGCTCGGAGACTTCACGTTTCCCGGCACCGTGAACGAGATCCCGCCGGCCCGCCGTGCGGTGCGCCGCGCCGCGGCGGCGCATCTGCGCGTGCCGGACACGACGCGCCGTCCGGTGCTCGACACGGTGGAACTACTCACCTGCGAGGTCATCACCAACGCGCTGCGCCATACCGTCTCCGGCCTCGACGGCGGCGAGGTCCGCCTCCGCGTGCTCGCCACGGAGAGCACCTTCCGCGTCGAGGTGCTCGACCAGGGTGCCATCGGCTCGATCCCCGAGATCTGCGCACCCGACCCCATGTCCGAATGCGGCCGCGGCATGTTCCTGGTGGAGGCCCTCGCCAAGGAATGGGGTGCCACCCGCAACCGCACCGGCACCCGCACGTGGTTCGAGGTCCCCTTCTGAGGCCTGCGGGAACGGCCGGGAAGCCCGGTGGCGACGACCCGTCACCGATGCAGCGGACGGACGACCACATAGAAGGTAATAATCCGTATAGCCGACGGGGTGCATGAGCAGGGCACTATCCCGGAATCCAGGGATTGGCGTCACAAATGACACCCGATACCGTACGACGCGTGCCGGCAGAGATCGCCGCCCTGACGGGCCCGACCGAAGACGTCGCGGCCCGCCGGAGAACCACCGGCCGCGGGGGGCGATGAGCGGTGGTCGAGCACGGTTCCGGACGTCCCGCCATGCTCCGCGCCATAGAGACGGCCCTGCTCAGCCCACCGGTCAGCATCCTGCTGCACGGTGAGGCCGGCATCGGCAAGACCCACCTGCTCGCCGAGGCCGAGACCCTCGCCGAAGGCATGGGATACCGGGTGCTGCACGGCCAGGCGCGCGACTTCGGCAGCGGTCTGGCGTACGCCTCGCTGACCGACGCGCTCGGCGCGCTGCACGACGACCCTGACGCGCGCGAACCCCTCGGCGAACTGCTGGAGGCGATCGACAGGGCCGCGCTCGGCGCCGCCGGGTCGGCCCCCGCCGTGCGCACCGCCAAACTGCTCGAACGGCTGCCGGGCCGCACCCTGCTCGCCATCGACGACCTGCACCTGGCCGACGCCGACACGCTCGGCGTGCTGTCCTATCTGCCGCGCCGGGTGCGCGACCTCACGGTCGCCGGCACCGCGCGACGGCCGCCCGCCATGGACGCCGACCTCGTCCTGCGGCTGGAACCGCTGTCGCTCGGCGAGGTGACCACCCTGGTGACCGGCGTGCTCGGCCGCACGCCGAGCGAGTCGGTCGTGCGCCAGGTGCACAAGGCGAGCCGCGGCAACCCGTGGTTCGCGCGCGAGGCCGTGCTCACCCTGGTACAGGGCGGCGCCGTACGCTCCGAGGACCCCGCGTCGCGGCGCGGCGCCATCCTCACCCGGCTGTTCCAGCGTGACAAAGGCGGCAGGAGCCTCGCGCGTGTGCTGGCCGCGCTGCGCCGCACCCGTCCCGCCGGGCCGGGTGACCTCGACGCGCTCGCCGAGGTGGCGGGTCTTCGCGCCGGCGAGGCCGAGCGCGCGTTCGACGGGCTGGTGCGCGACGGCATCGTCACGGCCACCGGCGACGGCGCCTTCGAGTTCGCGCACCCGCTCGTCGCCGAGGCCCTGTACGCCGACCTCGGCCCGGCGGAGCGGCGCCGTGTGCACGCCAGGATCGCCGGACTCCTCGAACGCCGAGGCCTCGGCGGGACCCGTGGAGTGCTGGAGTGGGCCACGCACATGGCGGCCGGCGGCCCGAGCTCCGAGGCGCTGGCCGCGACCCTGCGCGCGGCCGAGCTGACCCGCTGGACGGCGCCGCTGTCGGCCGGCCACTGGTACGGCAGAGCGGCCGAGCTCGCACCGCCGGAGGAACGCGGAGTGCTGCTGTCACGGGAAGCCGTGGCGTACTGGAAAGGGTCCCGGCCCAAGGACGCGCTGCGCGCCGGTCAGGAGGCGCTGGCGGTGCTCGCGCCTGGCCGCCGCCACACCAGGACCGCGCAGACCACGGTGAACGCCGCGCACTCCATGGGCCAGTACGAACTGGCGGTGTCGATCGCCGCGGCGCAGCTCCCCGCGGCCGACGACCGTACGGCGCTGCTCGCGCAGCAGGCCGTCATCAGCACCCAGCTCGGCCTGGACGCCACCGAACTCGCCGCCGAGGCGTGGCGCGCACTGCCGGCGTGCCCTCCCCAGGACCTGGTGATCGCACTGAGCGCGCTCGCCGGCACCGCGCTCATCAACGGACGCTGGGAGGAGACCGAGCGCGCGCTCGACACGATGCTGTCGGCCGCCGCCGCGCTGCCGCCGGCCGCGCGGCTGTCCGCTCTGGAGTCCGCCGCGCACCTGCTCACCGCCGGCGGTGTGCGTGGCCGCGCACTCGACCTGCTCGCGCAGGCCGAGGCCATCTACCGGGGGCTCGGCTGGCACGACATCGCGGGACTACACGTGCGCACCATGGCGGTGGTGCGGCGCCTCGGCGGCGACTGGGAGCAGGCGCTGCGCGACATCCGTTCCGACGCCGTCGCGCTCGCCGAGGCGGGGCTGTGGGAGAACCTCGCGCTGCTGCGCAACATCGAACTGGAGATCCTGCTCGAACAGGGCCGCTACGACGAGGCGGAACGGCTGCTCGCCGACCCTCCGCCGGGGTGCGTGCTCCAGCTCTCCCTGCGCGCCGTCTTCCGCGCCAGGTGCGCCGTCGGCCGCGGCGACCGTGTCACCGCCGCGCGCCTGCTGGACGAGGCGATCGCCACCGGCCCGCCTGACGTGCTCCACCGCGCGTACGGCACCAGGGTCATCATGCACGCCGTCGCCGGGGAGATCGGCCACGCGCAGGAGGCGGCCACCGCGCTCGACGAGGTGGCCAAGACCGGCACCCCGCGTGCGCGCCTGGTCGCCGACCTGGCGGTCGCCGCCGCCTTCCAGGACCGGGACCGCGCGGAGTCCGCGCTGGAGGCGGCACGAGCGGACGGCCTGCGGTTCGAGGAGGCCCGCGCGCGCCTGATCCTCGGCCACTTCGGTGACGCGTCCCACATCGTCCGCGCTCACACGCTCTTCACCGAGCTCGGCGCCACCCCGTGGCTCACCCGCGCCGCCGCCGCGCTGAAGGTCGCGGGCCTCGCGCCTGCCACCGTGGCGCCGCTGACCCCCGCGGACCGCCGCGTCATCGAACTCGTGGCCGCCGGCATGTCCAACCCCGAGATCGCCGAGGAACTCCACTACAGCCGCAAGACCGTCGAGGTCTACCTGACCCGCATCTACGCCAAAACCGGGCTGCGCTCGCGGGTGGAACTCGCGCTGGCCCACGAACGCGGCGAGGTGTGACCCGCGGCCACGCCGGTGGCGGCCGGTCCTGTCCTCGCGTGCCGGCCGTGCGCGGCAGCTGTAGGGAACTCCCTACTGACGGCGGGGGGCCGTTCCGCGACAGGGTGGAGGCATGACATCGCCGATCCTCGACCTCGCGGACGACGTCTGGCGCGGGTCGGTGTCACCGAGGGAGATGCCGCTGCGCGACCTGCGCTCGAGGGGGGCACAGGAGGTGGCGGAAGGTGTGGTCATGTGGCCCGCCTTCGGCAACGTCTACGGCGTCAGGGGCGAGGGCGGCCTGGCTCTGTTCGACACGGGGAACGTCGTGGACGCGCCGAACGCGCACACGGCGATCCGGGGGTGGTCGGACGAGCCGGTCCGCTACGCGATCTTCTCGCACGGGCACTTCGACCACGTGGCGGGGATGGCGCCGTTCGACGCCGACCCCGGTCCACGGCCGAACGTCATCGCGCACGAGAACGTCGCCGCGCGTTTCGCCAGGTACGCCAGGACGGCCGGGTACAACACGATCATCAACCAGCGCCAGTTCGGCTTCAGCACCCTGGCCTGGCCCACGACGTACCGCAACCCCGACCTGACCTACCGGGACCGGCTGGCCGTCACGCTCGGCGACGTGACCGTCGAGATGCGCCACGCCAGAGGTGAGACCGACGACGCCACGTGGGCCTACCTGCCGGAACGCGGGGTGCTGTTCACCGGCGACCTGTTCGTGTGGGTCACGCCGAACTCCGGCAACCCGCAGAAGGTACAGCGGTACCCCGACGAGTGGGCCGCCGCGCTGCGTGCCATGGCGGCCGTGGACGCCGAGGTGCTGCTCCCCGGCCACGGCCTTCCCGTGGTCGGGGCCGCCAGGGTACGGCAGGCACTGATCGACACCGCCGACTACCTGGACAGCCTGGTGGACCAGACGCTGGACCTGATGAACGCCGGAGCCCGCCTCGACGAGATCCTGCGCACCGTGAAGCCCCCCGAGGAACTGGCCTGCCGCACCTACCTCCAGCCGTACTACGACGAACCGGAGTTCGTCGTCCGCAACATCTGGCGCCTGTACGGCGGCTGGCACGACGGAAACCCGGCCCACCTCAAGCCCCCGTCCGACACGGTGCTCGCCACCGCACTCGCCGACCTGGCCGGCGGCGCACGTCCCATGGCGGCCCGCGCCGCGCTCGCCGCCGCCGACGGCGACCTGCGCCTGGCCTGCCAGCTCGCCGAGTTCGCCACGCAGGCCGACCCCGCCGACCCCCAGGTCCACGAGGTCCGCGCGCGCGTCTACATGCTGCGCGTCCAGCAGGAAACCTCGATGATCTCCAGGACGCTCTTCACCTGGGCCGCCGCCGAGTCCCGCAGCGCCACCACCCAGGCCGACCTTCTGGACGTCTACCAGGAGCTGGCCGCCGGCGAGCTCTGGTGGCTCCCCCCGTCCGACTCGTGACCCGCCGGCACGCCGGGCAGGAATCGAGCACCCGGCTCAGAAGAGGACGGACATGAACGTGTCGACCTCGCGGAAGCCGGCGCGGCGGTAGGCGGCGCGGGCCGGGGTGTTGAAGTCGTTCACGTAGAGGGAGACGGTCGGGGCGAAGTGGCGCAGGGTGAGGTCGACGATGGCGGCCATGCCGGCGACGGCGTGGCCGCGGCCGCGGTGGTCGGGGTGCACCCAGACACCCTGGATCTGGCAGGCCTGCGGGGTGACGGCACCCACCTCGGCCTTGAAGATCACTTTGCCGTCCTCGATGCGGGCGAACGACCGGCCGATGCGGATCAGCTCGGCCACGCGGGAACGGTACAGTGCGCCGCCGTCACCGAGATCCGGCGAGATGCCGACCTCCTCGGTGAACATGGCAACGCAGGCGGGGAGCAGCGTGGCGAACTCGTCCGGCCTGACCTGTCGCACCAGCGGATCCGCCGGGACCGGTGACGGCGCCGACGTCGCCATGACAGGCTGGGCCCAGCGGATGGCGCGTGCGGCCCCCCAGTAGGGCTCCAGCCGTTCCCAGAGCTTCTCCACCGCGTCGGCCGGCCCCACGATGGACGAGCAGCGCCGCCCCTGCCTGCGCGCACGCTCGGCGAACGCCTGGACCGCCTCGGCTCCAGCGTTGACCGGCACGAGGTTGGCGCCGGCGTAACAGAGTGAGGTCAACCCGCCACGCGGGCCCACCCCCCACATCTGACCGCCGAGCCGCGCCGGATTGAGCCCGACGGACCGCACCCGGGAGGCGACGAAGACGTTGGCGACGGGATCGGTGTCGAGGAGCGCGAGCACCTCTTCACGATCGTGATCGTCGAGCACGCGCGACGCCGATGTACGCAGCATCACGCGCCCAGCCTACGCGACCTTCTTGATTTTTGAACGAACCGACCCCGCCCCCCTCCCATTACGATCCGGCCTTGATTTATCCCTCACCCACCGGGCTTCTCTCTCTTCACCCCTCACCCGTACGGGACCGCGAGCGTCCTTTGCGACAGCCGCAGAGGGCTGCCGCTTCACCCCTCACCCGTACGGGACCGCGAGGCCGAGGCCTCGCGGTCCCGGAAGCGGGTCAGGCTCCTCGGAGACCCGAAGGCATGAGGCGCAGGAGGGACTTGCTCGGCCCGGTCCCGGCGGCAAGGGCCGGAGGGATGGGACGCGGGCCCGGGGCGGCCGGGCAGGTGGCGTCGGCGCCGCGGGTGCGGGAGCGGGACGCGGGGCCCGGGAGGGTGGTGTCGCGCAGGTAGGCGGCCAGGTGTTCGTCGACGCAGGCGTTGGCTCCGAGGGACACGCCGTGGTTGCCGCCGCCTTCGACGACGAGGCGGGAGGTGGGGAAGCGGTCGCGGACCCGGAGCGCGCCTCCGAACGGGGTGGCCGCGTCGTGGCGGGACTGCACCAGCAGTATGGGTGGCAGGCCGGCGACGTGGCCGACGCGCACCGGAGTGCCGCCGCGCTGGGGCCAGAAGGCGCACGGAGCGTTGTACCACGCGTTGGCCCAGGCCATGAACGGCGCCTTGGCGTTCACCTCGGTGGTGTCGGTCACCCAGCGCGACCAGTCGCGCGGCCACTCGGCGTCGCGGCACTGCACCGCGAGATACACCGCGTAGTTGTTCTCCGCGGCGGCGTCGTGATCGACGTGCCGCTGGTAGGCGCGCACGAGCCCGAGTGCCCGGCCGTCGCGCACATAGGAGGCGAAGGCCGACGCGAAGGCCGGCCAGACCATGTCGGTGTAGCCGCCGACGGTGAAGATGTCGTCGAGCTCGCTCGGGCCGATGACCCCGCCGGCCGGCTTGGTCGCCAGCTTGGCCCGCATGCCGTACCAGGCTGTGGAGACCTTGGCCTCGCTGCGGCCGAGGTGGTAGACGTCGTGGTGGCGGGCCACCCAGGCCAGGAAGTCGCGATGGCGCTGGTCGAAGGCGTGGTCCTGCGCGATGTTGGAGTCGTACCAGACCCCTTGCGGGTCGACCACGCTGTCGAGCACCAGCCGCTTGACCCGTTGGGGGAACAGCGTGGCGTAGACGGCGCCGAGGTAGGTGCCGTAGGAGTAACCGAGGTAACTGATCTTTTCCTCGCCGAGCGCGCGCCGGATGACGTCCATGTCCCTGGCGGAGTTCTCGGTGGTCATGTACGGCAGCAGCCAGCCCCACCTGGCGCCGCACGCGGCGGCGTACTCCTTGGCCTTGGCGAGCAGCGGGCCCTGGGCCGCCGTGTTCCTCGGCACCTGGTCGAGGCGCGGCGTCGCGAAGAGCTTCTTGTAGTCGACACAGCTCAGCGCGGGCTCGCTCTGACCGACGCCGCGCGGGTCGAAGCCGATGACGTCGTAGCGCGCCGCGACGTCCCTCGGCAGGGCCGCGGCGACGTACCTGGCGAGGGTGATGCCGGATGCGCCGGGGCCGCCGGGGTTGACGAGCAGCACGCCGAGGTGTGCGGCCGTGCCGGACGCGACACCCTTGACGCGGTTGATCGCCAAGGACAGGGAAGGCCCGTCGGGCCTGGTGTGATCGAGCGGCACGCGCACCATCGCGCACTCGACCGCCGCCACCTTGACCCCCGGACACGCACCCCACGAGACGCCGTCCCCCGGCCGCGTGGCCTGAGCCCGCGCCCCGCCGGTGAGCCCGCCGAGCAGCAGCGCCACACCGGCCACGACACCGATAACCCGCTTCACCCGTCACTCCCCCACCGCCGCCGGCACCCCGCAGAGGCCTGCCGACCGGCATCGATCCATCACAGCGTCTTGTAGTCATACGACCACAAGGAGTAGTGACGGCTACGCTATCACCGGCCCCGGCCTGCTCAGGCCGACCTGTGGACAGGCGGCGGGGTGCGGCCGCATCCGGCCAGGCAGGTCGGACGAGACCGGGAAAGAGTCAGGCGGGCCGGAGGGTCAGAGCGTGGCGCGCTGGAGCGCGACCATGGCGGCGTCGTCGCCGAGTGTGCCCCCGACGTACGCCAGCAGGTCGGCGCGCACGTGGTCGAGCAGGTCCGCGGGCCCGTCTCCCTGCCACTTGGCGACCCGCTCGGCCAGGGGATAGAACATGCCGGCCGGGTCGCGGGCCTCCACGACCCCGTCGGTGTACAGCAGCAGCGTGTCCCCCTGTTCGAAGGGGAACATCGCCACCTGGCACGACAGGTGCGACAGCTCACCGAGACCGAGGGGGACGGTCGGCCGCGACACGCCGAGGTAGGTGATCTCGCCGGGACGCAGGAGCAGCGGCGGCGGATGACCACAGTTGATCATGTACAGGACGGGCCGCTCGTCCGGCACCTCGAGCACCGCCGCCGTGATGAAGTTCTCGATCACGTCGGGGCACTGCGTGACGCGCTCGGCGTGCTCGGCCGCGACGCTCTCCTCCAGATGCGACACG
The window above is part of the Sphaerisporangium rubeum genome. Proteins encoded here:
- a CDS encoding GNAT family N-acetyltransferase, with the protein product MLRTSASRVLDDHDREEVLALLDTDPVANVFVASRVRSVGLNPARLGGQMWGVGPRGGLTSLCYAGANLVPVNAGAEAVQAFAERARRQGRRCSSIVGPADAVEKLWERLEPYWGAARAIRWAQPVMATSAPSPVPADPLVRQVRPDEFATLLPACVAMFTEEVGISPDLGDGGALYRSRVAELIRIGRSFARIEDGKVIFKAEVGAVTPQACQIQGVWVHPDHRGRGHAVAGMAAIVDLTLRHFAPTVSLYVNDFNTPARAAYRRAGFREVDTFMSVLF
- a CDS encoding alkyl sulfatase dimerization domain-containing protein, which codes for MTSPILDLADDVWRGSVSPREMPLRDLRSRGAQEVAEGVVMWPAFGNVYGVRGEGGLALFDTGNVVDAPNAHTAIRGWSDEPVRYAIFSHGHFDHVAGMAPFDADPGPRPNVIAHENVAARFARYARTAGYNTIINQRQFGFSTLAWPTTYRNPDLTYRDRLAVTLGDVTVEMRHARGETDDATWAYLPERGVLFTGDLFVWVTPNSGNPQKVQRYPDEWAAALRAMAAVDAEVLLPGHGLPVVGAARVRQALIDTADYLDSLVDQTLDLMNAGARLDEILRTVKPPEELACRTYLQPYYDEPEFVVRNIWRLYGGWHDGNPAHLKPPSDTVLATALADLAGGARPMAARAALAAADGDLRLACQLAEFATQADPADPQVHEVRARVYMLRVQQETSMISRTLFTWAAAESRSATTQADLLDVYQELAAGELWWLPPSDS
- a CDS encoding alpha/beta fold hydrolase, with amino-acid sequence MKRVIGVVAGVALLLGGLTGGARAQATRPGDGVSWGACPGVKVAAVECAMVRVPLDHTRPDGPSLSLAINRVKGVASGTAAHLGVLLVNPGGPGASGITLARYVAAALPRDVAARYDVIGFDPRGVGQSEPALSCVDYKKLFATPRLDQVPRNTAAQGPLLAKAKEYAAACGARWGWLLPYMTTENSARDMDVIRRALGEEKISYLGYSYGTYLGAVYATLFPQRVKRLVLDSVVDPQGVWYDSNIAQDHAFDQRHRDFLAWVARHHDVYHLGRSEAKVSTAWYGMRAKLATKPAGGVIGPSELDDIFTVGGYTDMVWPAFASAFASYVRDGRALGLVRAYQRHVDHDAAAENNYAVYLAVQCRDAEWPRDWSRWVTDTTEVNAKAPFMAWANAWYNAPCAFWPQRGGTPVRVGHVAGLPPILLVQSRHDAATPFGGALRVRDRFPTSRLVVEGGGNHGVSLGANACVDEHLAAYLRDTTLPGPASRSRTRGADATCPAAPGPRPIPPALAAGTGPSKSLLRLMPSGLRGA
- a CDS encoding ATP-binding protein; the protein is MATVQLLGDFTFPGTVNEIPPARRAVRRAAAAHLRVPDTTRRPVLDTVELLTCEVITNALRHTVSGLDGGEVRLRVLATESTFRVEVLDQGAIGSIPEICAPDPMSECGRGMFLVEALAKEWGATRNRTGTRTWFEVPF
- a CDS encoding LuxR C-terminal-related transcriptional regulator: MVEHGSGRPAMLRAIETALLSPPVSILLHGEAGIGKTHLLAEAETLAEGMGYRVLHGQARDFGSGLAYASLTDALGALHDDPDAREPLGELLEAIDRAALGAAGSAPAVRTAKLLERLPGRTLLAIDDLHLADADTLGVLSYLPRRVRDLTVAGTARRPPAMDADLVLRLEPLSLGEVTTLVTGVLGRTPSESVVRQVHKASRGNPWFAREAVLTLVQGGAVRSEDPASRRGAILTRLFQRDKGGRSLARVLAALRRTRPAGPGDLDALAEVAGLRAGEAERAFDGLVRDGIVTATGDGAFEFAHPLVAEALYADLGPAERRRVHARIAGLLERRGLGGTRGVLEWATHMAAGGPSSEALAATLRAAELTRWTAPLSAGHWYGRAAELAPPEERGVLLSREAVAYWKGSRPKDALRAGQEALAVLAPGRRHTRTAQTTVNAAHSMGQYELAVSIAAAQLPAADDRTALLAQQAVISTQLGLDATELAAEAWRALPACPPQDLVIALSALAGTALINGRWEETERALDTMLSAAAALPPAARLSALESAAHLLTAGGVRGRALDLLAQAEAIYRGLGWHDIAGLHVRTMAVVRRLGGDWEQALRDIRSDAVALAEAGLWENLALLRNIELEILLEQGRYDEAERLLADPPPGCVLQLSLRAVFRARCAVGRGDRVTAARLLDEAIATGPPDVLHRAYGTRVIMHAVAGEIGHAQEAATALDEVAKTGTPRARLVADLAVAAAFQDRDRAESALEAARADGLRFEEARARLILGHFGDASHIVRAHTLFTELGATPWLTRAAAALKVAGLAPATVAPLTPADRRVIELVAAGMSNPEIAEELHYSRKTVEVYLTRIYAKTGLRSRVELALAHERGEV
- a CDS encoding helix-turn-helix domain-containing protein, whose product is MASRTSPTVRRRRLAAELRRLRQGTGRTREEVAEWVGCAPATVTKIENGSAAARPADVSLLLELYGVTGAARDELMTLAREARRRGWWHEYADTFHPGFDVYVGLEEEASSISVYRSETVGGLFQTEAYTRALFAAETPAVAERDVERHVAVRAKRQERLAAADAPSTCAVLNEAVLWREVGGRDTMREQLCHLVKVSRTPGTTVQVLPFAAGSHPGMHGAFTVLGFPEAGDRDMVYIEYRQGSLFLEKQADKDAYVRLFDHLRAKALGPEESRALITRVAGQMA